In Nocardioides dokdonensis FR1436, the following are encoded in one genomic region:
- a CDS encoding DUF3037 domain-containing protein yields MTALAYQYVTLRCVPRVDREEFLNVGVVVYCHAREYLDAAWHVDRARLAALDPGLDLDRVCEGLEVVRGVCAGEPGSGVAASHPISMRFGFLKAPRSTVLQPGPVHGGLTRDPARQLEHLLERLVL; encoded by the coding sequence GTGACCGCCCTGGCCTACCAGTACGTGACGTTGCGCTGCGTGCCGCGCGTGGACCGCGAGGAGTTCCTCAACGTCGGCGTCGTCGTCTACTGCCACGCCCGGGAGTACCTCGATGCCGCCTGGCACGTGGACCGCGCCCGGTTGGCTGCGCTCGACCCCGGCCTCGACCTCGACCGGGTCTGCGAGGGCCTCGAGGTGGTGCGCGGCGTCTGCGCCGGCGAGCCGGGCTCCGGGGTGGCGGCCTCGCACCCGATCAGCATGCGCTTCGGGTTCCTCAAGGCGCCGCGCAGCACCGTCCTGCAGCCGGGGCCGGTGCACGGGGGACTGACCCGTGACCCGGCCCGCCAGCTCGAGCACCTGCTGGAGCGGCTGGTGCTCTGA
- a CDS encoding phosphoadenylyl-sulfate reductase, which produces MSTATTRAARDNRATSTEGRSPEELRDLVSHWGAELELAPAETIIEWAAATFGDRFAITSSMGDAVLAHLASRVVPGVDVVFLDTGYHFIETIGTRDAVEATLDVTMRTVLPEQSVAEQDATHGPELFRTDPDLCCALRKVEPLRRTLASYDAWATGLRRAETHDRVIAPVIGWDARKQKVKVSPLARWSDDQVGAYVAEHGVLVNPLVHDGYPSIGCWPCTRRVAPGDDARSGRWAGTTKTECGIHA; this is translated from the coding sequence ATGAGCACCGCGACGACCCGCGCCGCGCGGGACAACCGCGCCACCAGCACCGAGGGTCGCAGCCCCGAGGAGCTGCGCGACCTGGTCTCGCACTGGGGTGCGGAGCTCGAGCTGGCGCCCGCCGAGACCATCATCGAGTGGGCGGCGGCCACCTTCGGCGACCGGTTCGCGATCACCTCCTCCATGGGTGACGCGGTGCTCGCGCACCTGGCCTCGCGGGTCGTGCCCGGCGTCGACGTGGTCTTCCTCGACACCGGCTACCACTTCATCGAGACCATCGGCACCCGCGACGCCGTCGAGGCCACCCTCGACGTCACCATGCGCACCGTGCTGCCCGAGCAGAGCGTCGCCGAGCAGGACGCCACCCACGGGCCCGAGCTCTTCCGCACCGACCCCGACCTGTGCTGCGCGCTGCGCAAGGTCGAGCCGCTGCGCCGCACCCTGGCGTCGTACGACGCGTGGGCGACGGGGCTGCGTCGCGCCGAGACCCATGACCGGGTCATCGCCCCGGTCATCGGCTGGGACGCGCGCAAGCAGAAGGTGAAGGTCTCCCCCCTGGCGCGGTGGTCCGACGACCAGGTCGGCGCCTACGTCGCCGAGCACGGCGTCCTGGTCAACCCGCTCGTCCACGACGGCTACCCCTCCATCGGCTGCTGGCCCTGCACCCGGCGCGTCGCCCCCGGCGACGACGCCCGCAGCGGCCGGTGGGCCGGCACCACCAAGACCGAGTGCGGGATCCACGCATGA
- a CDS encoding nitrite/sulfite reductase, with amino-acid sequence MTELLTSPPAPPARPRAKRGEGQWALGYREPLNKNEQTKKDDNPLNVRARILHTYSRLGFDSIDPADLRGRFRWMGLYTQRAPGFDGGKTAVLSEEELDARFFMMRVRTDGTLLDAAAVRALGSVGVDFARDTADVTDRQNIQYHWIRIEDVPEIWERLEAAGLSTLEACGDSPRPFLGSPLAGVAADEIIDGTPALEEINRRYIGDPEYANLPRKFKTALTGHPSHDVSPETNDISFVGTVHPEHGPGFDLWVGGGLSTNPMLAQKLGVWIPLEEVADAWAGVAAVFRDYGYRRLRNRARLKYLVADWGVERFREVLETEYLQRRLVDCDSPVSPRAHRDHIGVHDQVDGLKYVGVAPVVGRISGETLLALADVIEEFGLAGARLTAYQKIVLLGADPARIEDLVARLDSIGLSARPSGWRQNTMACTGIEFCKLAIVDTKNRARDLVAELEQRRPDLDVPISINVNGCPNACARTQVADIGLKGQLVMHEGRQVEGFQVHLGGATGIDAGFGRKLRAHKVTSEGLGDYVDNVVTHYLAGRTGADEPFADWVARADDDLLRGGA; translated from the coding sequence ATGACCGAGCTCCTCACCTCTCCCCCGGCCCCTCCGGCCCGCCCCCGCGCCAAGCGCGGGGAGGGCCAGTGGGCCCTGGGCTACCGCGAGCCGCTGAACAAGAACGAGCAGACCAAGAAGGACGACAACCCGCTCAACGTGCGGGCCCGCATCCTGCACACCTACTCGCGTCTCGGCTTCGACTCCATCGACCCCGCGGACCTGCGCGGACGGTTCCGGTGGATGGGCCTCTACACCCAGCGCGCCCCCGGCTTCGACGGCGGCAAGACCGCGGTGCTGTCCGAGGAGGAGCTCGACGCCCGCTTCTTCATGATGCGGGTGCGCACCGACGGCACGCTGCTCGACGCCGCAGCCGTGCGGGCCCTGGGCAGCGTAGGTGTCGACTTCGCCCGCGACACCGCCGACGTCACCGACCGCCAGAACATCCAGTACCACTGGATCCGCATCGAGGACGTCCCGGAGATCTGGGAGCGCCTCGAGGCGGCCGGTCTCAGCACCCTCGAGGCCTGCGGCGACTCGCCGCGCCCCTTCCTCGGCTCGCCGCTGGCCGGCGTGGCCGCCGACGAGATCATCGACGGCACCCCCGCGCTCGAGGAGATCAACCGCCGCTACATCGGCGACCCCGAGTACGCCAACCTGCCGCGCAAGTTCAAGACCGCGCTCACCGGGCACCCCTCCCACGATGTCTCTCCCGAGACCAACGACATCTCGTTCGTGGGCACCGTGCACCCCGAGCACGGCCCGGGCTTCGACCTGTGGGTCGGCGGCGGTCTCTCGACCAACCCCATGCTCGCCCAGAAGCTCGGCGTGTGGATCCCGCTCGAGGAGGTGGCCGACGCCTGGGCCGGCGTGGCCGCCGTGTTCCGCGACTACGGCTACCGCCGCCTGCGCAACCGGGCGCGGTTGAAGTACCTGGTCGCCGACTGGGGCGTGGAGCGCTTCCGCGAGGTCCTCGAGACCGAGTACCTGCAGCGTCGCCTGGTCGACTGCGACTCCCCCGTCTCGCCACGGGCCCACCGCGACCACATCGGCGTGCACGACCAGGTCGACGGGCTCAAGTACGTCGGCGTGGCCCCCGTGGTCGGCCGGATCTCCGGCGAGACGCTGCTGGCGCTCGCCGACGTGATCGAGGAGTTCGGCCTGGCCGGCGCCCGCCTGACGGCGTACCAGAAGATCGTCCTGCTGGGCGCCGACCCCGCACGCATCGAGGACCTCGTCGCCCGCCTCGACTCCATCGGACTGTCGGCGCGGCCCTCGGGCTGGCGGCAGAACACGATGGCCTGCACCGGCATCGAGTTCTGCAAGCTCGCCATCGTCGACACCAAGAACCGGGCTCGCGACCTCGTCGCCGAGCTGGAGCAGCGCCGGCCCGACCTCGACGTGCCGATCAGCATCAACGTCAACGGCTGCCCCAACGCCTGCGCCCGCACCCAGGTGGCCGACATCGGCCTCAAGGGCCAGCTGGTCATGCACGAGGGCCGTCAGGTCGAGGGCTTCCAGGTGCACCTGGGCGGCGCGACCGGCATCGACGCCGGCTTCGGTCGCAAGCTGCGCGCCCACAAGGTCACCAGCGAAGGCCTCGGCGACTACGTGGACAACGTGGTCACCCACTACCTGGCCGGACGCACCGGGGCCGACGAGCCCTTCGCCGACTGGGTCGCCCGCGCCGACGACGACCTGCTGCGGGGCGGCGCCTGA
- a CDS encoding regulatory protein RecX: MPPPDPVAEVPHADPESVARTILLDQLTGRARSRKELSDKLAAKLVPDDVATRLLDRFEEIGLIDDEAFARSWVAARGPGEGGTGRRLAPRALSQELRRKGIDDEIVREVLDEVDPDDEEQAARALVRKKLRSLSRVDDVTATRRLVGMLARKGYGSGLCFLVVREELAAADRDAPER, encoded by the coding sequence GTGCCACCGCCCGACCCGGTCGCCGAGGTGCCGCACGCCGACCCCGAGTCGGTGGCGCGCACGATCCTGCTGGACCAGCTCACCGGGCGGGCCCGCAGCCGCAAGGAGCTCAGCGACAAGCTCGCGGCCAAGCTCGTCCCCGACGACGTGGCCACGCGGCTGCTCGACCGGTTCGAGGAGATCGGCCTCATCGACGACGAGGCCTTCGCCCGGTCGTGGGTGGCTGCTCGAGGGCCGGGGGAGGGCGGCACCGGGCGCCGCCTCGCGCCCCGGGCGCTGTCCCAGGAGCTGCGGCGCAAGGGCATCGACGACGAGATCGTGCGCGAGGTGCTCGACGAGGTCGACCCGGACGACGAGGAGCAGGCCGCCCGGGCCCTGGTGCGCAAGAAGCTGCGATCGTTGAGCCGCGTCGACGACGTCACCGCGACCCGTCGGCTGGTCGGGATGCTGGCGCGCAAGGGCTACGGCTCCGGGCTGTGCTTCCTGGTGGTGCGCGAGGAGCTCGCCGCCGCCGACCGCGACGCGCCCGAGCGGTAG
- a CDS encoding sirohydrochlorin chelatase codes for MTAPALVALAHGSRDPRSAETIGALVDEVRSTRPDLRIEKAFLELSKPSFQTVVDRLVRAGHDEIVVVPLLLTRAHHATVDVPAAIEAAMQRHPGLKVRATDVLGLETSFLEVLDVRLREALRRSRVRELDALVLAAAGTSDALANQSVARMARLWGTHHKLPVTAAFASAAPPAAGEAVRAFRAEGRRHIAVASLFLAPGFLPDRAAELALEAGAVAVSEPLGAHPEIARTILARYAVGAVELVPV; via the coding sequence ATGACCGCTCCCGCCCTGGTGGCCCTGGCCCACGGAAGCCGAGACCCGCGCTCCGCCGAGACGATCGGTGCGCTGGTCGACGAGGTCCGCAGCACGCGACCCGACCTGCGCATCGAGAAGGCGTTCCTCGAGCTGAGCAAGCCCTCCTTCCAGACCGTCGTGGACCGCCTGGTGCGCGCCGGTCACGACGAGATCGTGGTCGTGCCGCTGCTGCTGACGCGCGCCCACCACGCCACCGTCGACGTGCCCGCGGCGATCGAGGCCGCCATGCAGCGGCACCCGGGGCTGAAGGTCCGCGCCACCGACGTGCTGGGTCTGGAGACCTCGTTCCTCGAGGTCCTCGACGTGCGGCTGCGCGAGGCGCTGAGGCGCTCGCGGGTGCGGGAGCTCGACGCCCTGGTGCTGGCCGCGGCCGGCACCAGCGACGCGCTGGCCAACCAGAGCGTCGCCCGGATGGCCCGCCTGTGGGGCACCCACCACAAGCTGCCCGTGACCGCCGCGTTCGCCTCCGCGGCCCCGCCTGCCGCCGGCGAGGCGGTGCGGGCGTTCCGCGCCGAGGGTCGACGCCACATCGCGGTCGCCTCGCTGTTCCTCGCCCCGGGCTTCCTGCCCGACCGGGCCGCCGAGCTCGCGCTCGAGGCCGGCGCCGTCGCGGTCTCCGAGCCGCTCGGCGCGCACCCCGAGATCGCCCGCACCATCCTGGCCCGCTACGCGGTCGGTGCCGTCGAGCTCGTCCCGGTCTGA
- a CDS encoding glycine hydroxymethyltransferase: MNDDLSRLSSSAYSQALEVIASVEPRIAEATRAELADQRASLKLIASENYASPAVLMTMGTWFSDKYAEGTVGHRFYAGCQNVDTVESIAAEHARELFGAEYAYVQPHSGIDANLVAFWSILAHRVEGPWLEKAQAKNVNELTDADWESLRKELGNQRLLGMSLDAGGHLTHGFRPNISGKMFHQQQYGTDPTTGLLDYDAVAAKAREFKPLVLVAGYSAYPRRVDFAKMREIADEVGATLMVDMAHFAGLVAGGVFTGDENPVPHAHVVTTTTHKSLRGPRGGMVLATEEYAPSVDRGCPMVLGGPLSHVMAAKAVAFAEARQDSFRTYAQQVADNAKSLAEGFLTRGADLVTGGTDNHLVLLDVSKYGLTGRQAETALLDAGVVTNRNSVPADPNGAWYTSGIRLGTPALTTRGFGHDEFDTVADLIVDVLSNTQAGTTKAGGPSKASYVLGDGVADRVKAASAEMLDKHPLYPGLELS; the protein is encoded by the coding sequence ATGAACGACGACCTGTCCCGTCTGTCCAGCAGCGCCTACTCCCAGGCACTCGAGGTCATCGCCTCGGTGGAGCCCCGGATCGCCGAGGCGACCCGCGCCGAGCTCGCCGACCAGCGTGCCTCGCTCAAGCTGATCGCGAGCGAGAACTACGCCTCGCCGGCGGTGCTGATGACGATGGGCACCTGGTTCAGCGACAAGTACGCCGAGGGAACCGTGGGGCACCGCTTCTACGCCGGCTGCCAGAACGTCGACACCGTCGAGTCGATCGCCGCCGAGCACGCGCGCGAGCTGTTCGGGGCGGAGTACGCCTACGTCCAGCCCCACTCCGGCATCGACGCCAACCTCGTCGCCTTCTGGTCGATCCTGGCCCACCGGGTCGAGGGCCCGTGGCTGGAGAAGGCCCAGGCCAAGAATGTCAACGAGCTCACCGACGCCGACTGGGAGTCGCTGCGCAAGGAGCTGGGCAACCAGCGCCTGCTCGGGATGAGCCTGGACGCCGGCGGGCACCTGACCCACGGATTCCGCCCCAACATCAGCGGCAAGATGTTCCACCAGCAGCAGTACGGCACCGACCCGACCACGGGGCTGCTCGACTACGACGCCGTCGCCGCCAAGGCTCGGGAGTTCAAGCCGCTCGTGCTGGTGGCCGGCTACTCCGCCTACCCGCGCCGGGTGGACTTCGCCAAGATGCGCGAGATCGCCGACGAGGTCGGCGCGACGCTGATGGTCGACATGGCGCACTTCGCCGGTCTGGTCGCCGGTGGGGTCTTCACCGGCGACGAGAACCCGGTCCCGCACGCGCACGTCGTCACCACCACCACGCACAAGTCGTTGCGCGGCCCGCGCGGCGGGATGGTGCTGGCCACCGAGGAGTACGCGCCCAGCGTCGACCGCGGCTGCCCCATGGTCCTCGGCGGCCCGCTCTCGCACGTGATGGCCGCCAAGGCCGTCGCGTTCGCCGAGGCCCGCCAGGACTCCTTCCGCACCTATGCCCAGCAGGTCGCCGACAACGCGAAGTCGCTCGCCGAGGGCTTCCTGACCCGCGGGGCCGACCTGGTCACCGGCGGCACCGACAACCACCTCGTGCTGCTCGACGTCAGCAAGTACGGCCTGACCGGGCGCCAGGCGGAGACGGCGCTGCTCGACGCCGGTGTGGTCACGAACCGCAACTCGGTGCCCGCCGACCCCAACGGCGCCTGGTACACCTCCGGCATCCGTCTCGGCACGCCGGCGCTGACCACCCGCGGCTTCGGGCACGACGAGTTCGACACCGTCGCCGACCTGATCGTCGACGTGCTCTCGAACACCCAGGCCGGCACCACGAAGGCGGGCGGCCCCTCCAAGGCGTCGTACGTCCTCGGCGACGGCGTGGCCGACCGGGTCAAGGCCGCCTCGGCCGAGATGCTCGACAAGCACCCGCTCTACCCGGGCCTCGAGCTCTCCTGA
- a CDS encoding phosphotransferase, whose product MIRELDLLGPAAPTPERLRTLVEAQVGAPVADLAGHVETVAYDIPALTTAGRWWVRGEATTAAGSRPFAFFVKTVRPWQLSPLFAQVPPELREQAAASFPWRTEPAVYRSDLADVLPPGLRMPHAYDVADLPGPMAALWLEVVPAQQQPWTRDRFAAAARALGRLAGSPATRARALLGDFPLTVRSYLEGRVAGQVLPVLRSSIWEHPGLAAFADLRAPLLAAAEDLPDLVAEIETLPTLAAHGDACPNNLLPDPDDADGFVLIDFGLWNLQPVAHDLTQLLVGEIQIGRRPADDLVDLDELVLAAYADGLAAEGVVVDATTLRRAHALQLFLFAGLSALPFDLVEGPPERVAALAPARAAITALALDLLARSAGRAQESSRPG is encoded by the coding sequence GTGATCCGCGAGCTCGACCTGCTGGGGCCGGCCGCCCCGACCCCGGAGCGGCTGCGCACCCTGGTCGAGGCACAGGTCGGTGCCCCGGTCGCTGACCTGGCGGGCCACGTCGAGACCGTGGCCTACGACATCCCCGCCCTGACCACGGCCGGACGCTGGTGGGTCCGCGGCGAGGCGACCACCGCGGCGGGGTCGCGTCCGTTCGCGTTCTTCGTCAAGACGGTGCGCCCCTGGCAGCTCTCCCCGCTCTTCGCGCAGGTGCCCCCCGAGCTGCGGGAGCAGGCTGCTGCCTCCTTCCCGTGGCGCACCGAGCCCGCGGTCTACCGCTCCGACCTGGCCGACGTGCTGCCGCCAGGCCTGCGGATGCCGCACGCCTACGACGTCGCCGACCTGCCCGGACCGATGGCCGCGCTGTGGCTCGAGGTCGTGCCCGCGCAGCAGCAGCCCTGGACGAGGGACCGGTTCGCAGCGGCGGCACGCGCGCTCGGACGGCTGGCCGGCTCCCCGGCCACCCGGGCCCGGGCCCTGCTGGGCGACTTCCCGCTCACGGTCCGCAGCTACCTCGAGGGACGGGTGGCCGGTCAGGTGCTGCCCGTGCTGCGCTCGAGCATCTGGGAGCACCCGGGGCTCGCGGCGTTCGCCGACCTCCGGGCACCCCTGCTCGCCGCGGCCGAGGACCTGCCCGACCTCGTCGCCGAGATCGAGACCCTGCCGACCCTCGCCGCCCACGGGGACGCCTGCCCCAACAACCTGCTCCCCGACCCGGACGACGCCGACGGGTTCGTGCTCATCGACTTCGGGCTGTGGAACCTCCAGCCGGTCGCCCACGACCTCACCCAGCTGCTCGTGGGTGAGATCCAGATCGGCCGGCGACCTGCCGACGACCTGGTGGACCTCGACGAGCTGGTGCTGGCGGCGTACGCCGACGGGCTGGCGGCGGAGGGGGTGGTGGTGGACGCCACCACCCTCCGCCGGGCGCACGCGCTCCAGCTGTTCCTCTTCGCCGGGCTGTCCGCGCTGCCCTTCGACCTCGTGGAGGGTCCGCCGGAGCGGGTGGCGGCCCTCGCGCCTGCGCGCGCGGCCATCACCGCTCTCGCCCTCGACCTGCTGGCCAGGTCAGCGGGCCGGGCTCAGGAGAGCTCGAGGCCCGGGTAG
- a CDS encoding HipA family kinase, whose translation MTSVVPVEALARVAVTRYVTPLREGGSLPGIVEAEDLGTYVCKFRGAGQGLRVLVAEVVVAELARRVGLRTPRLVVLDLDQELARYEADEEVQDLLRASVGCNLGVDFLPGSFGFDGALPTGSSPDEAARVLWLDAFCANVDRSWRNPNLLVWNGDLWVIDHGASLYFHHGWPGGTLLKEGAARRFAQQKWNVDDHVLVEHLDRLPAVDAAISAALDPEVLPEVLALVPDEWLEPVPGADTPAQVRAAYVEFLAARLATRDWLPSGATGGSR comes from the coding sequence GTGACCTCCGTGGTCCCCGTGGAGGCGCTGGCGCGCGTCGCCGTCACCCGCTACGTCACCCCGCTGCGCGAGGGCGGCAGCCTCCCCGGCATCGTCGAGGCCGAGGACCTCGGCACCTACGTCTGCAAGTTCCGTGGCGCGGGTCAGGGCCTGCGGGTGCTGGTCGCCGAGGTGGTGGTGGCTGAGCTGGCCCGCCGCGTCGGGCTGCGCACCCCGCGGCTGGTGGTGCTGGACCTCGACCAGGAGCTGGCCCGCTACGAGGCCGACGAGGAGGTCCAGGACCTGCTGCGCGCCAGCGTCGGGTGCAACCTGGGCGTCGACTTCCTGCCCGGCTCCTTCGGCTTCGACGGCGCGCTGCCGACCGGCTCGTCGCCGGACGAGGCCGCCCGGGTGCTGTGGCTCGACGCGTTCTGCGCCAACGTCGACCGGTCCTGGCGCAACCCCAACCTGCTGGTCTGGAACGGCGACCTGTGGGTCATCGACCACGGCGCCTCGCTCTACTTCCACCACGGCTGGCCGGGGGGCACCCTGCTCAAGGAGGGCGCGGCCCGGCGCTTCGCCCAGCAGAAGTGGAACGTGGACGACCACGTGCTGGTCGAGCACCTCGACCGGCTCCCCGCCGTCGACGCCGCCATCAGCGCCGCGCTCGACCCCGAGGTCCTGCCCGAGGTGCTCGCGCTGGTGCCCGACGAGTGGCTGGAGCCGGTGCCGGGTGCGGACACGCCCGCGCAGGTGCGCGCGGCGTACGTCGAGTTCCTGGCGGCGCGGCTGGCGACCCGCGACTGGCTGCCCTCCGGCGCGACGGGCGGCAGCCGGTGA
- a CDS encoding acyl-CoA dehydrogenase family protein → MQTSSSARADLRVVTNQAPPLAGHNVVTSDAALTEGVLRHGDQQVLDSLVGLGAEAGSADAREHGQLANEHHPELTPYDRYGNRIDEVAFHPSWHWLMERAVGHGLAATPWEEQAAGDRHAHLRRAAGFMAWSHTEPGHGCPISMTYAAVPALRADDAIAQQWTPLLASRHYDPGVRSPSQKLGALAGMGMTEKQGGSDVRANVTQARPAGGDGTYTLHGHKWFTSAPMNDVFLVLAQTDAGVTCFVVPRVLPDGTRNQLDVVRLKDKLGNRSNASSELEMDGTVAVRLGDEGRGVRTIIEMVAATRLDCVLGSASLMRRAVSEASWHVTHRSAFGSRLVDKPLMQNVVADLAVESEAATALALRLASAVDALDDPHEAALRRIALPLAKFWVCKRTPTMVAEALECLGGNGYVEESVLPLLYREAPLNSVWEGSGNVNALDVLRALTREPATLDAWITEVGLARGGDHRLDRAVEDTLALIGSLMGEPEGMERNARRLASRMAAVLQGSLLVRHAPAEVADLFCASRLSPTYDGVLGTLEGGDLRAVVDRTTPTL, encoded by the coding sequence ATGCAGACCTCCAGCAGCGCTCGCGCGGACCTGCGCGTCGTCACGAACCAGGCACCCCCGCTCGCCGGCCACAACGTCGTGACCAGCGACGCCGCCCTCACCGAGGGCGTGCTGCGCCACGGCGACCAGCAGGTGCTCGACAGCCTCGTCGGTCTCGGCGCCGAGGCCGGCTCGGCCGACGCCCGCGAGCACGGGCAGCTCGCCAACGAGCACCACCCCGAGCTCACGCCGTACGACCGGTACGGCAACCGGATCGACGAGGTCGCGTTCCACCCCTCCTGGCACTGGCTGATGGAGCGCGCGGTGGGCCACGGGCTGGCCGCGACACCGTGGGAGGAGCAGGCCGCCGGCGACCGGCACGCCCACCTGCGCCGCGCCGCGGGCTTCATGGCCTGGTCGCACACCGAGCCCGGGCACGGCTGCCCGATCTCGATGACGTACGCCGCCGTCCCGGCGCTGCGGGCCGACGACGCGATCGCGCAGCAGTGGACCCCGCTGCTGGCCTCGCGCCACTACGACCCGGGCGTGCGCTCCCCCAGCCAGAAGCTCGGCGCCCTGGCCGGCATGGGCATGACCGAGAAGCAGGGTGGCTCCGACGTGCGGGCCAACGTCACGCAGGCCCGGCCGGCGGGCGGCGACGGGACCTACACGCTGCACGGGCACAAGTGGTTCACCTCGGCACCGATGAACGACGTCTTCCTGGTGCTGGCCCAGACCGACGCCGGCGTGACCTGCTTCGTGGTGCCGCGGGTGCTGCCCGACGGCACCCGCAACCAGCTCGACGTGGTGCGCCTCAAGGACAAGCTCGGCAACCGCTCGAACGCCTCCTCCGAGCTCGAGATGGACGGCACCGTGGCCGTGCGCCTCGGCGACGAGGGCCGCGGCGTGCGCACCATCATCGAGATGGTCGCCGCCACCCGCCTCGACTGCGTGCTCGGCTCGGCCTCGTTGATGCGCCGCGCGGTCTCCGAGGCGTCGTGGCACGTCACGCACCGCTCGGCGTTCGGCTCCCGGCTCGTCGACAAGCCGCTCATGCAGAACGTCGTCGCCGACCTCGCCGTCGAGTCCGAGGCCGCGACCGCGCTGGCGCTGCGCCTGGCCTCGGCCGTCGACGCGCTCGACGACCCCCACGAGGCGGCGCTGCGACGCATCGCGCTGCCGCTGGCGAAGTTCTGGGTGTGCAAGCGGACCCCGACGATGGTCGCCGAGGCGCTGGAGTGCCTGGGCGGCAACGGCTACGTGGAGGAGTCGGTGCTGCCGCTGCTCTACCGCGAGGCCCCGCTGAACTCGGTGTGGGAGGGCTCGGGCAACGTCAACGCCCTCGACGTGCTGCGTGCCCTCACCCGGGAGCCCGCGACGCTCGACGCCTGGATCACCGAGGTCGGTCTGGCCCGCGGCGGCGACCACCGCCTCGACCGGGCGGTCGAGGACACCCTGGCCCTCATCGGCTCGCTGATGGGCGAGCCGGAGGGCATGGAGCGCAACGCCCGCCGACTGGCCTCGCGGATGGCTGCGGTGCTCCAGGGCTCCCTGCTGGTGCGCCACGCGCCCGCCGAGGTGGCTGACCTGTTCTGCGCCTCGCGGCTCTCACCGACGTACGACGGCGTGCTGGGCACCCTCGAGGGCGGCGACCTGCGCGCGGTCGTGGACCGCACCACCCCCACCCTCTGA
- a CDS encoding PPK2 family polyphosphate kinase → MPRVIAEHLRLPPGPVDLAAIPTGATPGFDGGKSDGKEALTELGDELSDLQERLFAEGRSGGHRSLLLVLQGMDTSGKGGVVRHTVALVDPQGIEVTAFGRPTEEELAHDFLWRVRNALPAPGRIGVFDRSHYEDVLVAKVRELVDADEVERRYDAINELEAELVAGGTPVLKCFLHISPDEQRERLLKRLDRPEKHWKFDPVDIDDRQLWPEFRDAYETALERTNTEVAPWYVVPGDKKWYRNLAVGLLLRDALAHLAPTWPPAEIDVEAQRQRLLDEQPVQ, encoded by the coding sequence ATGCCCCGGGTGATCGCCGAGCACCTGCGCCTGCCTCCGGGCCCCGTCGACCTGGCCGCAATCCCGACCGGGGCCACCCCCGGCTTCGACGGCGGCAAGAGCGACGGCAAGGAGGCGCTCACCGAGCTCGGTGACGAGCTGAGCGACCTGCAGGAGCGACTGTTCGCCGAGGGTCGCAGCGGCGGGCACCGCAGCCTGCTGCTGGTGCTGCAGGGCATGGACACCTCCGGCAAGGGGGGCGTGGTGCGCCACACCGTGGCCCTCGTGGACCCGCAGGGCATCGAGGTGACCGCGTTCGGCCGTCCCACCGAGGAGGAGCTGGCCCACGACTTCCTGTGGCGGGTGCGCAACGCGCTGCCGGCCCCGGGCCGGATCGGCGTCTTCGACCGCTCGCACTACGAGGACGTGCTGGTCGCCAAGGTGCGCGAGCTCGTGGACGCCGACGAGGTCGAGCGGCGCTACGACGCCATCAACGAGCTCGAGGCCGAGCTGGTCGCCGGGGGCACCCCGGTGCTCAAGTGCTTCCTGCACATCTCGCCCGACGAGCAGCGCGAGCGCCTGCTCAAGCGGCTCGACCGGCCCGAGAAGCACTGGAAGTTCGACCCCGTCGACATCGACGACCGCCAGCTGTGGCCCGAGTTCCGCGACGCCTACGAGACGGCCCTGGAGCGCACCAACACCGAGGTCGCGCCGTGGTACGTCGTGCCCGGCGACAAGAAGTGGTACCGCAACCTCGCCGTCGGCCTGCTGCTGCGCGACGCCCTGGCGCACCTCGCCCCGACCTGGCCCCCGGCCGAGATCGACGTCGAGGCCCAGCGCCAGCGGTTGCTCGACGAGCAGCCGGTCCAGTGA